A stretch of the Denticeps clupeoides chromosome 6, fDenClu1.1, whole genome shotgun sequence genome encodes the following:
- the LOC114792135 gene encoding transcription factor HES-7.1-like: MKLHAADMKAQRKLLKPEVERRRRERMNRSLESLRMLLLRETHNQVLNNQRIEKAEILEHTVLFLQSTGSQKLHFRQGFSTCLERATYFLRVEKETPGLDESLTNTLCRHLHGSPPPPVPAPATGLQPASPLPRRPTGPNVSRKLNRPPAAHLPPSTASQAVWRPWP, translated from the exons ATGAAGCTGCACGCTGCTGACATGAAAGCCCAGAGAAAG CTTCTTAAACCTGAGGTGGAGAGGAGACGCAGGGAGAGAATGAACCGCAGTCTGGAGAGCCTCAGAATGCTGCTACTACGAGAGACCCACAATCAG GTCTTAAACAATCAGAGAATTGAGAAAGCCGAGATCCTGGAGCACACCGTCCTCTTCCTGCAGAGCACCGGCTCACAAAAACTCCACTTCCGACAAGGTTTTTCCACGTGTCTGGAGCGGGCCACATACTTTCTGCGCGTGGAGAAGGAAACGCCGGGACTTGATGAGTCTCTGACCAACACTCTGTGCCGTCATCTCCATGGGTCCCCGCCACCACCCGTCCCCGCGCCTGCCACCGGTCTACAGCCGGCTTCACCCCTGCCTCGGAGACCAACCGGCCCCAACGTCAGCCGAAAGCTGAACAGGCCCCCTGCGGCCCACCTTCCACCCAGCACAGCCAGCCAGGCCGTCTGGAGGCCTTGGCCCTGA